The window agacaccacttcctgtcagcagGGATGCATCTTAGCTGGCGTGCGCATGCAAGTTACCTGGGGACTGTAGTCAGGTGTGGTCTGGACCCGGATGACGATCTTATGCTCCAAGGGGTGAGGAACTTTATAACCGGCGAACAGAACCTGAGGATCCTTCAGCAGCTGactggaacacacacacacacacacacacacacacacacacacacacacacacacacacacacacctggtcaCCAGGACAGCCTCCCTGCTGGGCCTCTGGTTTGTTTGCATTCAGGTAACAAAAGTGAATGAAAACTgaagagcagcaaaagcaaaggaggtggattagcagctGATGTCATGGAGCTGCTAGCAGTTTGACTTTGTTACACAGCAAcagttttcagtcagaggcccTTTTAGAgattgcaagactgactgctactggagatccttcacAGCATCACTTGGTGAATCTGAGTTATAATATTTAGTTTCCTGTTTGGACAAatgaaggatttttatttactgattccTGTTATCAGCTGTGATGCCAACAACCTGGAGCATCAAACTTAAAGCTCAGGATTTACAATCATTCCAGATATCAAACTGATTTATGACTAGAAGTATTAGCGAATTGATATTTCTAATTATATTTAGACGATAtgaaacattatatttaaatttaattacattcCTCCTGGtacaaaatgtcagttttaattcAAGATGTCTGCCATTAAACCAGATTAATCTGAACATGAAATCTGGATTAAACTTTTTCATCTTTCATCATTTTCAGGttaaatctacatttttctcgGTTCCGTTTGGACCGGGTCTGTCTGCTGTGTGGTTCCGTTTGGACCGGGTCTGTCTGCTgtgtggttctgtttggaccgggtctgtctgctgtgtggttctgtttggaccgggtctgtctgtctgctgtgtgGTTCCGTTTGGACCGGGTCTGTCTACTGTGTGGTTCTAAATGGACCGGGTCTGTCTGCCTGCTgtgtggttctgtttggaccGGGTCTGTTTGGACGGGTCTGTCTGCTgtgtggttctgtttggaccGGGTCTGTTTGGACCGGGTCTGTCTGCTgtgtggttctgtttggaccGGGTCTGTTTGGACCGGGTCTGTCTGCTgtgtggttctgtttggaccGGGTCTGTCTGCTGTGTGGTTCCGTTTGGACCGGGTCTGTCTGCCGTGTGGTTCTGTCTGGACCGGGTCTGTCTGCTGTGTGGTTCTGTCTGGACCGGGTCTGTCGGTGTTGTGTGTGAGTTGGTCTCACGCTCGGATGATGTTGCCCAGCGTGTGGTCCTCCTTGTTCAGCGTGAACAAACAAGCGTTGGGAACCTTCGTGTCTTTGCTGATGCTGATCTTCTTCTCTCcctcaaacagcagaaatgactCGAAAGCTGGAGGAGCGTTCATCTTTCCGTCCGAACCGAACGTGGATCAGAAGTACCGCTCAGAAACACTTCCGCTCGACTGcgtttcttcctcttctttagTGTTTACCTACAGCTTGTTGCACTAGCGCCATCTACTGGATTttacttccattcattttcttcttcttcttttcatggCGGTTGGCAGCAACGTATTGATGTGCATTACCGCCATCTACTGGAGTGGCGTGTGGACCGGGACGCTACATGTGCATTATACCACCCAAAAAAAATATCCTTTCAATTTCGTCTTCTTAAGGTGTTTAAGgtaaagaataaattattcagAAGTATAAATTGTGTCTAAAATATCTTGTATATTTAACtgtaatttattgtattgtaatCTACATATTAATTCTCTTCTCTCAACAGAATATTTGGAACAGAACaactaaacatgttttactgtctcttcttgaaaacaaaaattacgTTTTCTTTCCTCAGATTCTCTTAAAGGCTCAAAGACCTAAGCCATTATTCAACCACATTTACAAACTCGAGTTCCCAATTTCAACCTTTCAACGGTCAATATCAGGCccaaatatttttctgcaactaataaaaacatgttctgtAATTTTTGCAGCAATTTCGATGTTTCCCCATTTTAAAAAGAGTGCCTTTTACTTCTTATTCTGCTTATAATTATGTCCTCCATCCTATTATTCCACCAATTCTTGTAACATCAACTGTATTTTGTATTCCAcataaatgtcttgtttttaccTTATTATCCACctaattttctattatttatttccaaacacCTTTTCCTTCACATTTAGATAACTTTAtcaaaatccacatttttagCAGTCTGTAGACAACC of the Poecilia reticulata strain Guanapo unplaced genomic scaffold, Guppy_female_1.0+MT scaffold_233, whole genome shotgun sequence genome contains:
- the polr2j gene encoding DNA-directed RNA polymerase II subunit RPB11-a encodes the protein MNAPPAFESFLLFEGEKKISISKDTKVPNACLFTLNKEDHTLGNIIRAQLLKDPQVLFAGYKVPHPLEHKIVIRVQTTPDYSPQEAFTNAITDLISELSLLEERFRVAIKDKQEGIE